A region from the Triticum urartu cultivar G1812 chromosome 1, Tu2.1, whole genome shotgun sequence genome encodes:
- the LOC125514731 gene encoding uncharacterized protein LOC125514731, whose translation MQEPQQTKSKEGCGSAALPHEHVITKNAHAENNLAVQQGGPELSLRLHQVTKQNAHAQNSNATKPCGHHQVTKQDKVEVVLYSMNPRNKDKLVATGTLASKEKTYVVGGNMLGVQYVAVHVRGCTYLGDEKLVRPYEKFQTVRDAVGSVIAWPRSHVKIVRPTPPAQPQSIGR comes from the exons ATGCAG GAGCCGCAACAAACCAAATCGAAAGAGGGTTGTGGCAGTGCAGCTTTACCACATGAACATGTGATCACTAAG AATGCCCATGCTGAAAATAATCTTGCTGTGCAGCAAGGTGGTCCTGAACTAAGTTTACGACTTCACCAAGTTACTAAGCAG AATGCTCATGCTCAAAATAGTAATGCAACCAAGCCATGTGGTCATCACCAAGTCACTAAGCAG GATAAAGTTGAAGTCGTGTTGTATTCAATGAACCCGAGAAACAAAGACAAACTCGTGGCCACAGGAACTTTAGCGAGTAAAGAGAAAACGTATGTGGTTGGAGGAAACATGCTTGGAGTGCAATATGTTGCAGTTCATGTTCGCGGTTGTACATATCTAGGAGATGAGAAACTAGTCAGACCATATGAAAAATTCCAAACAGTAAGGGATGCCGTGGGTTCTGTTATTGCTTGGCCTCGCTCACAT GTAAAAATAGTTAGGCCAACTCCTCCAGCACAACCACAAAGCATTG GGCGGTGA